A DNA window from Microcystis aeruginosa NIES-843 contains the following coding sequences:
- a CDS encoding DUF2281 domain-containing protein: MTTRERLIQEISQISEEIVEELLDFLLFTQARRNQQKEPKTPRPYALCQGEFTVPADFDDPLPDEILQDFENPL, encoded by the coding sequence ATGACAACTAGAGAAAGACTGATCCAAGAAATATCTCAAATCTCCGAAGAAATTGTTGAAGAACTGCTTGACTTTTTATTATTTACCCAAGCCAGAAGGAATCAACAAAAAGAGCCAAAAACGCCTAGACCCTACGCCCTCTGTCAAGGAGAATTTACCGTTCCTGCTGACTTTGACGATCCCTTACCCGATGAAATCCTACAGGACTTTGAAAACCCTTTATAA
- a CDS encoding type II toxin-antitoxin system VapC family toxin — protein sequence MRLLLDTHIFLWFLNGDPQLSQDFCDAIKDAKNSVYLSVASIWEAIIKYQLGKLPLPESPEVYLPKQRDRHQIASLTIDEESIAYLMKLPPLHRDPFDRLLICQAIQNDLIIITVDQKIRSYPIITTL from the coding sequence ATGCGACTTTTACTCGATACTCATATCTTTCTCTGGTTTCTTAATGGAGATCCTCAACTTTCACAAGATTTTTGTGATGCCATTAAAGACGCTAAAAATAGCGTATATTTAAGTGTAGCCTCCATCTGGGAAGCCATTATTAAATATCAATTAGGTAAACTTCCCTTGCCAGAATCACCAGAAGTTTATCTGCCCAAACAACGCGATCGCCATCAAATAGCGAGTTTAACGATTGATGAAGAAAGCATCGCCTATTTAATGAAATTACCTCCCTTGCATCGTGATCCCTTTGATAGACTGCTAATTTGTCAAGCAATCCAAAATGATTTAATCATTATTACAGTTGACCAAAAAATTCGCTCCTACCCAATCATTACAACCTTATAA
- a CDS encoding AAA family ATPase, whose translation MEIQRVILNNIGLFEKLEISLAPTEQNPSNITVFVGNNGAGKTAILKALATSLSWFTARLLTEKGSGNPISEDAIFNTANAGSIEIEVWDSSKSLNNPDQSDIDHYFRWILAKNRKGRKAQYNSNLNDCTRLANRYRDALTHDDKTSLPLIAFYPVERVVLDIPLKIRTKHTFLQLDGYDNSLSQGVDFRRFFEWFREREDTENESGVPEDVLNQLRPIMAETNQDVWQWLNERNASAKDRQLTAVRTAIGRFMPHLDNLRVRRKPRLYMAVDKNGETLNVAQLSQGEKSLMALVGDIARRLAMLNPALENPLAGDGIVLIDEVDLHLHPSWQRRLCERLTETFPNCQFVLTTHSPLVISDCKNVLIYTLANGELRQLPSQYGQDANTVLLDVMNTSIRNEKIDTELNDLLDAIQDSKLTEAQQLLAELSEELPANHLELVKAKLLLRKQELRHGNH comes from the coding sequence ATGGAAATTCAACGGGTCATCTTAAATAACATCGGGCTATTTGAAAAGCTGGAAATTTCCTTGGCGCCTACAGAGCAAAACCCAAGCAACATTACCGTTTTTGTTGGTAATAACGGGGCTGGTAAAACTGCTATACTAAAAGCATTAGCAACTTCTCTTAGTTGGTTTACTGCTCGTTTACTTACAGAAAAAGGGAGTGGTAACCCTATTTCTGAAGATGCCATATTTAATACTGCTAATGCTGGCAGCATTGAAATCGAAGTCTGGGATTCCTCCAAATCATTAAACAATCCTGATCAAAGCGATATTGACCATTATTTCAGATGGATTCTTGCAAAAAATAGAAAAGGACGTAAAGCCCAATATAATAGCAACCTTAATGACTGTACGCGCTTGGCCAATCGTTATCGTGATGCCCTCACCCATGATGACAAAACTAGCCTACCCCTAATTGCGTTTTATCCTGTCGAGCGTGTCGTACTCGATATTCCACTAAAAATTAGGACTAAGCATACCTTTTTGCAATTGGACGGTTATGATAACTCCTTAAGTCAGGGCGTTGACTTTCGCCGCTTTTTTGAATGGTTCCGAGAACGGGAAGATACCGAAAATGAATCAGGAGTTCCAGAAGACGTTCTCAACCAACTAAGACCAATAATGGCTGAAACCAATCAAGACGTATGGCAATGGTTAAACGAACGCAATGCCTCCGCTAAAGATCGGCAATTAACAGCAGTTCGCACCGCCATTGGCCGATTTATGCCCCATCTGGATAACCTTAGAGTCCGTCGTAAACCTCGTCTCTACATGGCAGTGGACAAAAATGGTGAAACCCTCAACGTCGCCCAACTTTCACAAGGCGAAAAATCCCTAATGGCTCTTGTTGGTGATATTGCCCGCCGTCTAGCCATGCTGAACCCTGCCTTAGAAAATCCTTTAGCAGGTGATGGTATCGTTTTGATTGATGAAGTCGATTTGCATTTACATCCCTCTTGGCAACGTCGCCTCTGCGAGCGCCTGACCGAAACTTTCCCAAATTGTCAGTTTGTGCTGACAACCCATTCACCTCTAGTGATCAGTGATTGTAAAAATGTTTTGATCTACACTTTAGCTAATGGCGAATTGCGACAGTTACCATCTCAATATGGGCAAGATGCTAATACTGTCTTATTAGATGTCATGAATACCAGCATTCGTAATGAGAAAATTGATACTGAATTGAACGATCTGCTAGATGCCATACAAGATTCAAAGCTAACCGAGGCTCAACAATTGCTGGCAGAATTAAGTGAGGAACTACCTGCCAATCATCTCGAATTGGTCAAAGCAAAACTACTGCTCCGTAAACAAGAATTGCGTCATGGGAACCATTAG
- the fbp gene encoding class 1 fructose-bisphosphatase, which translates to MVSNIPFSIPEHSLDRDCTTLSRHVLQQLQSFSSDAQDLSAIMSRIALAGKLIARRLSKAGLMADVLGFTGETNVQGESVKKMDVFANEVFISVFKQSGLVCRLASEEMDKPYYIPENCPIGRYTLLYDPIDGSSNVDINLNVGSIFAIRQQEDNDLDGEARDLLQNGRKQIAAGYILYGPSTILVYSIGRGVHAFVLDPSLGEFILAQENIIIPDHGPIYSTNEGNFWQWDEAIRDYTRYVHRHDGYTARYSGALVGDIHRILMQGGVFLYPGTVKNPQGKLRLIYETAPLAFLIEQAGGKASDGVTNLLDIVPDKLHYRTPLVIGSVEDVKLVESFIADRRHRDRV; encoded by the coding sequence ATGGTTAGCAATATTCCCTTTTCTATCCCCGAACATAGCCTCGATCGAGATTGTACCACCCTCTCCCGTCACGTCCTGCAACAACTACAAAGCTTTTCCTCCGACGCGCAGGATTTAAGCGCAATTATGAGTCGGATTGCCCTAGCGGGGAAATTAATTGCCCGTCGTCTCAGTAAAGCGGGATTAATGGCGGATGTGCTAGGTTTTACTGGAGAAACCAACGTCCAAGGGGAATCGGTCAAGAAAATGGACGTTTTTGCCAATGAGGTATTTATCTCGGTTTTTAAGCAAAGTGGTTTAGTTTGCCGTCTTGCTTCCGAGGAAATGGATAAACCCTATTATATCCCAGAAAACTGTCCCATCGGTCGCTATACCCTACTCTACGACCCGATCGATGGTTCTTCCAATGTGGATATTAACCTAAATGTGGGTTCGATTTTTGCCATCCGTCAACAGGAAGACAATGATTTAGACGGAGAGGCGCGGGATTTACTGCAAAATGGTCGTAAACAAATCGCCGCCGGTTATATTCTCTACGGACCCTCGACTATTTTAGTTTACTCGATCGGTCGCGGTGTTCATGCCTTTGTCCTTGACCCCAGTTTAGGGGAATTTATCCTCGCCCAAGAGAATATTATTATCCCCGATCACGGTCCGATTTATAGTACCAATGAGGGCAATTTTTGGCAGTGGGATGAGGCAATTCGCGACTATACTCGTTATGTCCACCGTCATGATGGTTACACGGCCCGTTACAGTGGGGCATTAGTGGGAGATATCCATCGAATTTTAATGCAGGGTGGAGTTTTTCTCTATCCGGGTACTGTTAAAAATCCCCAGGGAAAATTGCGCTTAATTTATGAAACTGCCCCCCTTGCTTTTTTAATTGAACAGGCAGGAGGTAAAGCTAGTGATGGGGTGACAAATCTTTTAGATATCGTTCCCGATAAATTACACTACCGCACACCTTTAGTGATCGGTAGTGTCGAAGATGTTAAATTGGTGGAGTCTTTTATCGCTGATCGCCGTCATCGCGATCGAGTTTAA
- a CDS encoding DUF3153 domain-containing protein, protein MNQPTTEKIGKTRFILPFLCGIFLFLTGCVRYDVGINFPHQHHGEIIQHITLGQRLTSLSQTEATKWLNSIEQRAKLLKGKTDHISEREIIVTIPFSNSQELEEKFNQFFDPSSSFKIKNSPNTDDIKLLQLDSKLAVTEQDWFFLTQKNLKLTVDLRALGVLSEQGNIIISPGSLVDIDFALKTPLAGQNLEDDSGLNPPVEKVDDQLIWHLKPGEINTIAAAFWVPNYLGIGTIVIVLITGFAYYLKYKRLPGVSPST, encoded by the coding sequence ATGAATCAACCAACCACCGAAAAAATCGGGAAAACCCGCTTTATTCTGCCCTTTTTATGCGGTATTTTTCTCTTTTTAACTGGCTGTGTCCGTTATGATGTGGGCATTAATTTTCCCCACCAACACCACGGGGAAATTATTCAACATATCACCCTCGGACAACGTTTAACCAGTCTCAGTCAAACCGAAGCCACTAAATGGTTAAATAGTATCGAACAGAGGGCAAAATTACTTAAGGGGAAAACCGATCATATTTCCGAACGAGAAATAATTGTCACTATTCCCTTTAGTAATAGTCAGGAATTAGAGGAAAAATTCAATCAATTTTTTGATCCTAGTTCTTCCTTTAAAATCAAAAATTCCCCTAATACCGATGATATAAAGTTACTGCAACTAGATTCAAAACTGGCAGTGACAGAACAAGATTGGTTCTTTTTGACCCAGAAAAACTTAAAATTAACCGTTGATTTGCGGGCTTTAGGTGTGCTTTCCGAACAGGGAAATATTATCATTAGCCCCGGTTCTTTAGTCGATATCGACTTCGCTTTAAAGACTCCCTTAGCTGGTCAAAATCTTGAAGATGACTCAGGATTAAATCCCCCGGTAGAAAAAGTTGATGATCAGTTAATTTGGCATTTAAAACCAGGAGAAATTAACACCATTGCGGCAGCTTTTTGGGTTCCTAACTATTTAGGTATCGGCACAATAGTTATTGTTTTAATAACAGGTTTTGCCTATTACTTGAAATATAAACGCTTGCCCGGTGTATCCCCATCGACTTAA
- a CDS encoding ribonuclease R family protein: protein MDFSIATLLSHLSDDKLATGKLLEKKLGCEDDPESCEKLQVILDALERLGMVVKERGRYRRVIEENVVEAKLRCSSKEFCFAIQDIEDADDIYVSKNHLSNAWNGDRVLVKIIREGTRRRSPEGEVRLILERANPSLLAQVKQENERFVAVPLDDRLKFTLNLLENGQNLQENIDHLVHVSVLRYPLGEMPPIGKVTRVLGSTAEAAADTDIVSCKHDLPHNFPPEALEIADNLADFFDSGEKEQLRDLTPLFTFTIEDDNPLDYPPIIENAFSLEKINQNRWRVAIHISDVARYIERGGLLDKVAKKRGTAVYLGEKVLPLVPAAVTSRCSLSPQEQRPAISILVTLDDKGELVEYEITRSLIQVDQHFTYQQVRDLLSEEDSEAAPTDTVETLKDLFFSVCPTLKSQRLQRGSFDIQLDKISPYKDEGRGGTVLASNNLPARSLLTEVAILAGKVVAEHLQALHLPCIYCGQSEPDWDELEDLLKLANNLGAELNLTAEEEIKPNDYQNLTRIFSASTSVKVLNYLLQETLKLVRYSSHPLQHFGLAYPSNYTHCLSPLQRYADLWVQRVLKILLTEGKDRRSKIVKVGVNLGSNSCHGQIHWNILPSQIQEELEEESHLIVSHLNDRSKIAEDAEKDLEGLKKAEKMKERMGQVFRGLITGVQSYGFFVEISDLLVEGLVHVSSLKDDWYEYRARHSCLVGRKNRVAYRLGDEVEVEVKDVDYYRQQIDLVTVSGGSSASYDDLEED from the coding sequence ATGGACTTCTCGATCGCCACACTCCTCTCTCATCTTAGTGATGATAAATTAGCTACGGGTAAACTTCTCGAAAAAAAACTGGGCTGCGAAGACGATCCCGAAAGCTGCGAAAAATTGCAAGTGATTCTCGATGCTTTGGAACGTCTGGGAATGGTTGTCAAAGAACGCGGGCGCTATCGTCGTGTGATCGAGGAAAATGTCGTAGAAGCAAAGCTGCGCTGTTCCAGCAAAGAATTTTGCTTTGCTATCCAAGATATCGAAGATGCTGATGACATCTACGTCTCGAAAAATCATTTAAGTAACGCTTGGAATGGCGATCGAGTTTTAGTCAAAATCATCCGCGAGGGAACCCGTCGTCGTTCCCCAGAAGGAGAGGTGAGATTAATTCTCGAACGAGCTAATCCTTCGCTTCTAGCGCAAGTAAAACAGGAAAATGAGCGGTTTGTGGCGGTTCCCCTGGATGATCGCCTGAAATTTACCCTTAATCTCCTCGAAAACGGTCAAAATCTCCAAGAAAACATCGATCACCTCGTTCATGTTTCCGTCCTCCGTTATCCCCTAGGGGAAATGCCTCCCATCGGTAAAGTTACTCGTGTTCTCGGTTCCACGGCCGAGGCCGCTGCCGACACCGATATCGTCTCCTGTAAACACGATCTACCCCATAATTTTCCGCCAGAAGCCCTCGAAATTGCCGATAATTTAGCGGATTTCTTCGATAGTGGCGAAAAAGAACAACTGCGAGATTTAACCCCACTCTTCACCTTTACCATCGAAGATGACAACCCCCTGGATTATCCCCCGATCATTGAAAATGCCTTTTCTTTAGAGAAAATCAACCAAAATCGCTGGCGAGTCGCCATTCATATCAGCGATGTGGCCCGTTACATTGAACGGGGCGGATTATTGGATAAAGTTGCCAAAAAACGGGGAACTGCCGTCTATTTAGGCGAAAAAGTGCTGCCATTAGTCCCGGCTGCCGTTACCAGTCGTTGTTCCCTGTCACCGCAAGAACAGCGCCCCGCTATTTCTATCCTCGTCACCCTCGATGACAAGGGGGAGCTAGTGGAGTACGAAATCACCCGCAGCCTCATCCAAGTGGATCAACATTTTACCTATCAACAGGTGCGCGATCTGCTCAGTGAAGAAGATAGCGAAGCTGCCCCCACCGATACCGTTGAAACCCTGAAAGATTTATTTTTTAGCGTTTGCCCCACCCTAAAATCCCAACGTCTGCAGCGGGGTAGTTTTGATATTCAATTAGACAAAATCTCTCCCTACAAAGACGAAGGACGGGGGGGGACTGTTCTCGCTTCTAATAATTTACCGGCCCGTTCTTTACTGACAGAAGTGGCAATTTTAGCCGGCAAAGTCGTCGCTGAACATTTGCAAGCTTTACACTTACCCTGTATCTACTGTGGACAATCGGAACCGGATTGGGATGAATTGGAGGATTTACTCAAATTAGCCAATAATTTAGGGGCAGAATTAAATTTAACTGCCGAGGAGGAGATTAAACCCAATGACTATCAAAATCTCACCCGCATTTTTTCCGCTTCCACATCGGTGAAAGTCCTCAATTATCTCCTGCAAGAAACTCTCAAATTAGTTAGATATAGCAGCCATCCTTTACAGCATTTTGGTTTGGCCTATCCTAGCAATTATACCCACTGTCTCTCACCCCTGCAAAGATATGCCGATCTTTGGGTACAACGGGTGTTAAAAATCTTATTAACAGAGGGGAAAGATCGCCGCAGCAAAATCGTCAAAGTCGGGGTTAATTTGGGCAGTAATAGCTGTCATGGACAGATTCATTGGAATATTCTCCCAAGTCAAATTCAGGAGGAGTTAGAAGAAGAAAGCCACCTCATTGTTTCCCATCTTAATGATCGCTCAAAAATTGCTGAAGATGCGGAAAAAGACCTAGAAGGATTGAAAAAAGCCGAGAAAATGAAAGAAAGAATGGGTCAAGTTTTTCGCGGCTTAATTACCGGTGTACAATCCTATGGTTTTTTCGTGGAAATTTCCGATTTATTAGTGGAAGGGTTGGTCCATGTTTCTTCTCTCAAGGATGACTGGTATGAATATCGCGCCCGTCATAGCTGTTTGGTAGGACGGAAAAATCGCGTTGCCTATCGTCTCGGTGATGAGGTGGAAGTGGAAGTAAAAGATGTAGACTATTATCGTCAGCAAATCGATCTAGTTACGGTTAGCGGTGGCAGTTCAGCAAGTTATGACGACTTAGAAGAAGATTAA
- a CDS encoding DUF4377 domain-containing protein, producing MNAKKTGIFLTIALSCALAGKAAIANTSPLEGTRWKLRGWTAGSLVKETEITAAFQKNILSGSAGCNQYNTGYQVNNGTFQINQAIATTKKACPEPQMKQENQYLAALQGVEQFQVTVKGDLQLFYRTPEGLGILTFTPAPTTTRTEKTIYINSRKQPCSQGPTKDCLQIREKPEENWRLFANSIEGFDYKPGFFYQIKVSIETVSNPANNQNSETWKLLEVISQTPEKETPRAWFDRPLTNWNKAKAPIPKSPVKTVIDNQCREQVRPAITANDQALNKAGWLLYGSVQTYGKTSVISAMSGVDGMCRPMGYQDFVFVDGKFAGTLSPRPMDSRTDGASQRIVLQNSDRIIVVFNRYKDTDPLCCPSQLSRVIYQIETVSGVPVVVPKEVETEAVRN from the coding sequence TTGAACGCCAAAAAAACGGGAATTTTCTTGACAATTGCCCTAAGTTGTGCTTTAGCGGGGAAAGCGGCGATCGCTAATACTTCCCCTTTGGAGGGGACTCGATGGAAACTAAGGGGGTGGACAGCTGGAAGTTTGGTGAAAGAAACGGAAATTACTGCCGCTTTCCAGAAAAATATCCTCAGTGGTTCGGCCGGATGCAACCAGTATAATACTGGCTATCAAGTCAATAATGGCACGTTCCAGATCAACCAAGCGATCGCTACTACCAAAAAAGCTTGTCCGGAACCGCAGATGAAACAAGAAAATCAATATCTGGCCGCCTTGCAAGGAGTGGAACAATTCCAAGTAACAGTTAAAGGCGATTTACAATTATTTTATCGTACTCCCGAAGGTTTAGGAATACTCACTTTTACCCCCGCACCGACCACCACGCGCACGGAAAAGACAATTTATATCAATTCTAGGAAACAACCCTGTAGCCAAGGACCAACCAAAGACTGTTTACAGATACGAGAAAAACCAGAGGAAAACTGGAGATTGTTCGCCAATAGTATCGAGGGATTTGATTATAAACCAGGATTTTTCTATCAAATTAAAGTTAGCATTGAAACCGTCTCCAATCCAGCTAATAATCAAAATTCGGAAACATGGAAGCTATTAGAAGTTATTAGCCAAACCCCAGAAAAAGAGACTCCGCGAGCTTGGTTTGATCGACCGTTAACTAATTGGAATAAAGCCAAGGCACCTATCCCCAAATCTCCCGTTAAAACCGTGATTGATAACCAGTGTCGTGAACAGGTTCGTCCGGCAATTACTGCCAATGATCAAGCGCTTAATAAAGCAGGATGGTTACTGTACGGGTCCGTGCAAACCTATGGTAAAACTAGCGTTATTTCGGCCATGAGTGGAGTGGATGGAATGTGCCGACCGATGGGTTATCAAGACTTTGTTTTTGTCGATGGTAAATTCGCTGGCACTCTTTCCCCGCGACCGATGGATTCCCGCACTGATGGAGCATCTCAGAGAATTGTTTTACAAAATAGCGATCGAATTATTGTGGTTTTTAATCGCTATAAAGACACGGATCCTCTCTGTTGTCCTTCCCAATTAAGTCGCGTTATTTATCAAATCGAAACAGTCAGCGGAGTGCCAGTTGTTGTTCCCAAAGAAGTGGAAACAGAAGCGGTGAGAAACTAA
- a CDS encoding YbaB/EbfC family nucleoid-associated protein, which yields MAQGQGFGFGLGKIKELQDAFQKAQQVQQGAKVLQEELENMEIPGQSENGLVTVYLSGNQEPRGIEIDPALLSQDLEIVAGSILEAMKVAYDASTETMRSKMEELTSGLNIPSM from the coding sequence ATGGCACAAGGACAAGGATTCGGATTCGGTCTCGGTAAGATTAAAGAATTACAAGACGCTTTCCAAAAAGCGCAACAGGTGCAACAAGGGGCCAAAGTTCTGCAAGAAGAACTGGAAAATATGGAAATTCCCGGCCAGAGTGAAAATGGCTTGGTGACAGTCTATCTCAGTGGCAACCAAGAACCCCGGGGGATTGAAATCGATCCGGCTCTCCTCTCCCAAGATCTGGAGATTGTGGCTGGGTCTATTCTAGAAGCCATGAAAGTCGCCTATGATGCCTCCACGGAAACCATGCGCAGCAAAATGGAAGAACTGACCAGTGGTTTAAATATCCCCAGTATGTAA
- a CDS encoding pyridoxine 5'-phosphate synthase, giving the protein MLTLGVNIDHVATIRQARRTVEPDPVAAAVLAEIGGADGITVHLREDRRHIQDRDVRILRQTVRTHLNLEMAPTEEMIAIALDIKPDYVTLVPEKRQEVTTEGGIDMLGNFDRFCRVVERLQAANIPVSWFIDADFAQIQAAANTGAKFIELHTGQYAEAQQESDRQALLTILKEGCEYASSLGLRVNAGHGLTYGNVYAVACLPNMEELNIGHTIISRAVLVGLERAVREMKLAMRGQL; this is encoded by the coding sequence TTGCTGACTTTGGGTGTCAATATCGACCATGTGGCCACAATTCGCCAAGCGCGCCGCACCGTGGAACCGGATCCCGTGGCGGCGGCAGTTTTGGCCGAAATCGGTGGTGCTGATGGCATTACCGTTCACTTGCGCGAGGATCGTCGTCATATCCAAGATCGCGATGTGCGGATTCTCCGGCAAACGGTGCGGACTCATCTGAATCTGGAAATGGCCCCGACGGAGGAAATGATCGCCATTGCTCTCGATATTAAACCCGATTATGTCACCCTTGTCCCCGAAAAGCGCCAGGAAGTGACCACGGAAGGGGGGATCGATATGCTGGGCAATTTTGACCGTTTTTGTCGGGTTGTAGAGCGCCTGCAAGCGGCTAATATCCCCGTTAGTTGGTTTATTGATGCCGATTTTGCCCAAATTCAAGCGGCCGCTAATACGGGGGCGAAATTTATTGAACTCCATACCGGTCAATACGCCGAAGCACAACAGGAGAGCGATCGTCAAGCATTGTTAACAATTCTTAAAGAAGGTTGTGAATACGCTTCCTCTCTGGGTTTGCGGGTGAATGCTGGTCACGGTTTGACCTATGGGAATGTTTATGCCGTCGCCTGTTTGCCCAATATGGAAGAATTGAACATTGGTCACACAATTATCAGTCGTGCGGTTTTGGTCGGGTTGGAACGGGCTGTTAGGGAAATGAAATTGGCTATGCGTGGACAATTGTAA
- a CDS encoding MgPME-cyclase complex family protein, with amino-acid sequence MTTYYYLVASQKFLEEEAIEKEVLKERIRNYQEKGQEIDFWLIANPAFLDTPAFADIKKKTPQPAAAIVSLNQQFITWLKLRLEYVITGQFEAPSDSIPEPLK; translated from the coding sequence ATGACAACTTATTATTATTTGGTAGCCAGTCAAAAGTTTTTAGAAGAAGAAGCGATCGAAAAGGAAGTTTTGAAGGAAAGAATCAGGAATTATCAAGAAAAAGGTCAAGAAATTGATTTTTGGTTAATTGCCAATCCAGCTTTTTTAGATACTCCCGCTTTTGCCGATATCAAAAAGAAAACTCCCCAACCGGCAGCGGCGATTGTTTCTCTCAATCAACAGTTTATTACTTGGCTGAAATTGCGTCTAGAATACGTTATTACTGGACAGTTTGAAGCTCCTTCCGATAGTATTCCCGAACCGTTAAAATAA
- a CDS encoding DUF655 domain-containing protein, with protein sequence MWTKMAIDKLRLKKIRPMGQLGFLLGTVSLLGGCHSLNAIQNRPQPLPQDQYIQVYFNYNQAQGSNYTDPYRQINRPGDNLEQVIIDNINSAKSSIDLAVQELRLPAIAQALVARQQQGIKVRVILENIYNKPIHSLAKNQEKSSDREQERYQNLFDLVDLNRDGKLSAEEIAQRDAITILKKAGIPLIDDRADRSKGSGLMHHKFMVIDNYTTLISSANYTLSDIHGDFSNTQTVGNANHLLVINNPPLARVFQQEFNLMWGREDRPKFGLDKPQRKPQKIPIGNSSLTVKFSPDSTAYPWAITSNGLIGETLNKAEKSVDLALFVFTEQPLANILARRHQKGIEIKALIDPSFAFRYYSEGLDLLGVALSNKCRYEPDNQPWQNPINTLGVPDLARGDKLHHKFGLIDDKIVITGSHNWSRAANHQNDEALVIIDNPTVAAHFDREFQYLYRTAKLGLPETIKNRIEQDRKNCPQSVTIKSDRLINLNTATKEELDSLPGISGKLAEKIIAARQQKPFTSLEDLDRVSGIGQGKISKLKGKVSW encoded by the coding sequence ATGTGGACAAAAATGGCAATAGATAAATTGAGATTAAAAAAAATTCGGCCTATGGGACAGTTGGGATTTTTGTTAGGAACAGTTTCTCTTTTGGGTGGCTGTCATTCTTTGAATGCTATCCAAAATCGTCCGCAACCCTTGCCCCAAGATCAATATATTCAAGTCTATTTTAATTATAATCAGGCCCAGGGGTCAAATTATACCGATCCCTATCGCCAAATTAATCGCCCGGGGGATAATTTAGAACAGGTTATTATTGATAATATCAACTCGGCCAAAAGTTCGATCGATCTAGCAGTGCAAGAGTTACGTTTACCCGCCATTGCTCAAGCTTTAGTTGCTCGTCAGCAGCAGGGAATTAAAGTTAGGGTTATCCTCGAAAATATTTACAATAAACCTATTCATAGTTTAGCCAAAAACCAAGAAAAATCAAGCGATCGAGAACAGGAACGTTATCAAAACCTTTTTGACTTAGTTGATCTAAATCGAGATGGTAAATTAAGTGCGGAGGAAATCGCCCAAAGAGATGCAATTACTATCCTCAAAAAAGCTGGTATTCCCCTAATTGATGATAGGGCAGATCGCTCAAAAGGTAGCGGTTTAATGCACCATAAATTCATGGTTATTGATAATTACACTACTTTAATCAGTTCAGCTAACTATACCTTAAGTGATATTCATGGAGACTTTTCTAATACCCAAACTGTCGGGAATGCCAATCACTTATTAGTCATTAATAATCCCCCACTAGCTAGAGTTTTTCAACAAGAATTTAATCTGATGTGGGGAAGGGAAGATCGGCCTAAATTTGGGTTAGATAAACCCCAAAGAAAACCGCAAAAAATTCCTATCGGTAATAGTAGTCTGACGGTCAAATTTTCCCCCGATTCTACCGCTTATCCCTGGGCAATTACTAGCAATGGTCTGATCGGTGAAACTTTAAATAAAGCTGAAAAATCCGTGGATTTAGCCCTGTTTGTCTTTACGGAACAGCCTCTAGCTAATATTCTCGCCAGACGACATCAAAAAGGGATAGAAATTAAAGCTTTAATTGATCCTAGTTTTGCCTTCCGATACTATAGCGAAGGATTAGATTTATTAGGAGTTGCTCTCAGTAATAAATGTCGTTATGAACCAGATAATCAGCCTTGGCAAAACCCAATTAATACTCTAGGAGTTCCCGATCTAGCCCGGGGAGATAAATTACACCATAAATTCGGTTTAATCGATGATAAAATTGTGATTACTGGTTCTCATAATTGGTCAAGAGCCGCTAACCATCAAAACGATGAAGCTTTAGTTATTATCGATAATCCCACCGTTGCCGCTCATTTCGATCGAGAATTTCAATATCTTTACCGTACCGCTAAATTAGGACTGCCGGAAACTATTAAAAATCGGATCGAACAGGATAGAAAAAACTGCCCCCAATCTGTAACAATTAAAAGCGATCGCTTAATTAATTTAAACACCGCCACCAAAGAAGAACTAGATAGTTTACCCGGTATCAGTGGCAAATTAGCCGAAAAAATTATCGCTGCCAGGCAACAAAAACCCTTTACTTCCCTAGAAGATTTGGATCGAGTATCGGGAATCGGTCAGGGAAAAATTAGCAAGCTCAAAGGCAAAGTCAGCTGGTGA